The DNA sequence CGTTCTCGCAGCCACGCGATGTCGTCGAGCGTCACCGGTCGAAGTCCTGCCATCGCGGCCTCGAAGCTGTAGACCGCGCGTCGGGCGGAGTTCACGCTGAACCCGGAGGCCATGTTGCCGAATACGAAGTCCAGGGCCCATTTCGGGCGCGAAACTCCTGTCGCCAACAGTCTGGGCGAGATCGACAAGGGGAGGCTGATGCCGTTGCGCATGTCCCGCTCGCGGTACGGCTTCATCGGGGTGTCGACGCTCACGACCAGCGCCTGGAATCCTGACGCCCGCACACGGTCGACGAGGTCAGCGTTGCGTGACTCATCGGGGGCCAGGTAGATCTGATACCAGAGCGGACCCCCGTCCGATGCCTTTGCAACAGCTTCTACTGGCTCGCTTGCGCCTCCGGGCATGATGTAGCCGGTGCCGAACTTCGCCGCGGCCTTCGCCACTGCACGCTCGGCTTCAGGGTTTGCCATCCGACCGAAGCTGGCGGGGGCGAGCATGACTGGCATATTGAAGGTCTGCCCGACGACATTAGTGGTGAGATCGATACCCTTCCGAACGTCCACCAGTGAACGCGGAAGGAGAGTCACCTTGCTGAAGTCGTCGCGGTTCGCAGCCAGCGTGCCGTCGTCTCCTGCTCCCCCTTCGATCACGTCGAAGATTGCTCGTGGCAGCCGCCGCTTGGCAAGCCGTCGTATGTCATCGATGTTCACTGCTCGGTCGAGTCTGCTCACTGCCTACGCCTCCATCGTCATCGCATCGTCGCCATGACCCTCCTGCCATTCCACTCGGAGCGTGTTTCACACTCAACGGAGATTCCGCCGATGATCGCCTCGCTGTCCCTGTATGCCCGCACAGTCAGGCCGGTCCGGGCGCGGTCAGTGGCCGTGAAGATGGAGAATGCACCACACTTCGGCGAGCGTGCGCATATCTTTCAGCGAGCAAGCTGTCATCGACTCGAAGCGCTCGAGGCGGTACCGCACCGTGTTGACGTGCAGGAACATCGCCGCTGATGTTTCCGCTACGCTCCGCCGGCGGCGGATGAACTCCGAGACGGTGTCGATGATCGCCTGGCCTGCGGCGCCGTTGTCGAGAAGCGGGTCGAGGTACCGCTGCTTCAGTATTTGCGCGACCTCTTGGTCGGCGGACACAGATGCAGTGATCGAGAGGTCGTCGAGACTCACGAGGCCGGTGATGCCGACTTGCCGAGCAGCATCGACGCTGCGGGTCGCCAGCCGGAAGCCCTCGGCGAGCTCTGACACCGGCACGCGAGGCGACACCCCCACGAGAAATGCTACGTCGCCTTGGGGTACGTCCGCCAAGACCAGACACATGTCGCCGTACATCGTGGTGATCGAGGGCTCCGTCGACGTGTGTCCGATGCAGATCAGAAGCGCACGGCGCACCTCGTTGAAGGCTATTTCCCCCGGCACCGCCCGCAGCACGTGGTACGTCTCCCGGATGTCCAGAGACGCCTCAGCAGCGGCCCGCTGGATCTCCACCGGAGTGAGCCCTCCGCCCAACAGTTGGCGCAGCGCAAGATCCTGGCGGCGCTGATCGCGCTTGATCAGCTCGATAGCGGTCTCTTGGTAGCCTGCGATCATCTCCAGCAGCGACCAGTTGTTCCACGCATCGAGGTACTGCAGCATCTCTACGATCGTCTCGTTGCTGATGCCGCGTTGATGCGCCATCTCGCTCAGGTAGGACGCCACGGGGACCTGTGCGACCAGAGTTATTCGGACGAGGTCCGACAACTCCACAGCACGGAGCGCACGCGATCGCCCGGTGGCCTGCAGGGCCGCACCGTCATCGCCGGCGTTGGGCATTCTCCGTTGCTGCACTCCGCGGATCATCGGGATCGCCGCCATGCGCGAGCGTTCAATGAACTCCTCGACTGACACGTCGCGATAGGACGACTGAGCCAGCTCGTCAGCCAGCTCATGATAGGTCAGGTCAGTGATCTGTTGCTCGATCAGCTCGTCGAGGAGCAGGACGAGACGCTCCCAGTCGGACGGGTCATCGACCCTGCCTACGGGAGTGGGTGTCGGCACCGTGGCAGCACGGGCTGGCCGTCCTGTCATGGTGTCACCTCCGCCCCACTGGCATACGGAACTCATTCCACGCTACAACCGCTCTCGCTCCGCCACGCCGACAGCTCGTGGGGGACGATCAGAGGTCGAGCACGAGCCGCGGCGACTTCGACCGTGAGCAGCAGATCATCATGACCTCGTTCGACGCTTTCTCGGCTGCGGTGAGATAGGAGTCACGATGGTCGGGGCTGCCAGAGAGCACCACCGTCTCGCACGTGCCGCAGGTTCCTTCCCGACAGGAGCTCATCACCTCGAGACCGGCCGCCTCGACCACCTCGATGATCGTCTTGTCCGCCGGTACGTGGAGTTCCAGTTCGGAGTAGTCCAGAACGATGTCGAACGGGGTGCGCACTTGCTCGAGCAGATCCTGGCGGGGACGGAAGCGCTCCACATGCAGTTGGTCGGCCGGGAGGTGCGACATTGCGTCCTCCACGGCGTTGAGGAGCGGCTCCGGCCCGCAGCAGTACACGGCAGTTCCGGGTTCGAGCGCCGAGACAAGATCCCTCACGGGAATGATGCCGGCGGTGTCCTGCGGCCACAGCGTGACGTGCCCGTCGTATTGGCTGATCTCATCGAGGAAGGCCATGCTCGATGAAGAGCGCCCGCCGTACATGAGCCGCCATGGCTTCCCCTCCGCCTCCACTTTACGGATCATGGGCAGGATCGGGGTGACGCCAATGCCGCCTGCAATGAATTGGTATGCGGGCGCGTCGACGACCTCGAAGTTGTTGCGAGGACCCTGCAGAGTGAGATGCTGACCCACGCTCACGGACGTGTGCATGTACTCGGAACCGCCCCGACTCTGCGGCTCGCGCAGCACACCGATTCGCCACGGCTCCCCCGGCGCGACATCGCCACACAAGGAGTACTGGCGTTCGATCCCGTTATCCATGAGCACGTCGATGTGCGCACCCGGTGTCCATGAAGGAAGCTCTCGCCCATCCGCGGGTGCAAGGGTCAGCACGACGATGGCTCCGCTCCCCTGCAGCTCCAGGCCCGTGACCTCGCACACGAGAGATCGCTCCTCGCCCAGGGGCCGACGGATGTTGGTATCAACTGTCATCACTTTTTCTCCTCGCCGTGGCGTCCAGCGGTCGTCCGATCAGGATTTCCCGAGTTTTGCAGGCCCCCGAGCGGCCTCCAACGGCGTCCGGGCCAAGATCGCGGCCACAAAGTTGTACACCCGTACAGCGGGCTGTCCAGGCGCACAGGCACGAGAAAGGGCACACCGCGCGTACAGCGCGGTGTGCCCTCTCTCGTCAGATCGTGGGCTCGACGTTGTCGCCGGCGCGCGCGCGACGAAGCGTCCCCAAGAACTGATCCCATGCTGATCGGAAGTCGGCCACCGTGAAGCGGAGTCTCCGACCGAACCCGCTCGTGCGGTAGGACGGCTGGCGGAGCAGCGTGAGCGCGAACAACTGCGCCGAGCCGCCGACCCTGCGAGCGACGTGGTTGGCATGCATGGGTTCGAGTTCTTCGATGGACATCGGCGCCAGCGTCACATAGCCCGCTTTCGTTGCTGCTTGCAGCAGCCTCACACCCGCGTCGGTGCGAGTGATCGCGATATTCGTCCCCGGCGCCTCTTCGTACAGCGGCTTGCCGTTCTTCATCACCCACCCGTCCGGCACGGATATGTCGGCGACCTCGCCGACAGCGTCGACGCAGATCTTGCAGCGGAATTGCATGTCGTATTTCCAGGGCCTGTTGAGCCATGCGCCCTGATACGTCATGTCGTGTGTGTCGCCTGTCTTCGTCTGGACCCGAAGGGGCCCGGGCCATCCATCGCCACGGTATGTGAAAACGGACACATCACGCTCGTCTACTCGGTGGTACCTCATGATCGCCTTTGGGATGCGTGCGTGGTGCGTGCCGCCGCAGAAGATCGTCAGCAGGTATCTGATCTGGCCGGCCGCCCGCTCGTCGCGCCTCATCAGCGAACGCACGGCTGAGACGTCGCACGGCTTGGCGATCACCGCGAACCGCGCTCCTTCGTCAAGAAGGGTGTGTGCGAGCACGAGCGGCGAAGACGGCCCGTAGCGCGACTGGGCGGTATCTTCCAGATCGCCCACCGCGCGCGAGATGGTCGAGATCGTGAGCCACGGCCGCTCTGGATCGGCTTTCACATGCAAGATTGCGTCCACCTCGCCGGAATCGAGAAGATAGTGGGCCAGCGCAGTGAGGGTCGCGCCGCCGGCACCGTGGTATCTCACGTCTTCGTCGGAGGCCCACGCACGGTTCACCGTGCGGATCGGACCCCACAGCGGCTCTTTCTTCGTGGTGTCGACGTCGGCGGGCCCGAGGGACGTGACGGCTGCCAGCATTCGCTCGTCGCCCTGCGCGGCTCGGGCTGCGGTGGGGCGTCGCCGTGTGGTGCGCACCTCGGTCATGCGTGATGGTCGACCCGGCCCTGGGGCTTCCCACGCCGCTTCGACTTCGGCGTACGGCCCTTCGAGATTCGCTCCCGGGCAAACCTGCATGATGCGCTTTTCGACGAGCAACGGAAGCGGTTTGCGCACGAGTGGGCGCATGTGCCCGTTGATTCCAAGACCCATCTCGACGGCTTCCCGCCCGGCCATGCTTTCGCAGAGCCCGCATCCTGTGCACAGTCCCGCCTTCACAACGCCCTCGATGGTCTCCGGCACCAATGTCATTTCATCCTTTCGATTCGCTCAGGGGCTACGAGGGATCGCCGCGCTAGGTGCCCATGAGACCTGGCAAGAAGGTGACGATCTCGGGCACCAGGATCCACAGGATCGTGATGAGGATCGCCATCGGCAGGAAGAGCAACACAGCCTTGAAGACATCGGTGACGGTCACCCGGTTACCGAGATTCACGGCGGGATCCTGCAGCAGCTTGTGGATGACGAACGTCAGGATGCCCACCGGTGGCGTGAGGATCGCGAGCTCGCCCATGAATACGGCGAACACGCCGAACCACAGCGGGTCGATCCCGAGCACGGGCAGCACCGGTAGCAGGAGAGGGATCGTCGTAAGCAGGATTGCAAGCGGATCCATGAACATCCCGAGAATGATGTAGACCACCATCACCAGCAACAGGAACTCGATGCGGCCGAGCCCTGAATCCACGACAAAGTCGGAGAAAAGACGTCCAATCCCCGAGATCACTACCAGCGCCGTGAGAATGTGCGCTCCTACGAGGAGCAGGAAGATCGCTCCGACTGCGCTGACGGTCTCCACCGCGGCGTGCACGATGTGCTTCAGCGGCTGGTCCTTCCGCTTGAACCAAAGCGTGAAGATGAGCGCCCCGGCTGCACCTGCCGCTCCCGCCTCGGTGGCGGTGAGAAGCCCCATGAACATTCCGCCGATGACGATGATCATCAGGACGATGAGTGGCCAGATACCCACAAGGCTCACGATCCTGTCTCGCCAGGTCACAGTCGCTCCAGGCGCGCCCCGCCCTGCCCAGTCCGGCTTCACCAGCGAGAACACCCAGATCATGATGCTGAACAGGATCGCAACCGTGATGCCGGGAAGAATGCCGGCGATCAGCTGCGGGCCGACAGGGTTCTCCATGATGCCCGCGACGATGATCAGGAAAATGCTGGGCGGGATGAGCTGACCTGGAAGACCGGCGACGATCACCGACCCGATGACTATGGGCTTCTTGTATCCCGCGCGGAACATCTCCGGCACGCCTACTCGCGCGAGCGCGTACGTCGTCCCGATCGTCGAGCCGGACACCGCGGCCAGACCGGCACCGGCCATGTTCGTACCGATTCCTAGGCCGCCGGGCAACCAGCTGAACCAGTTGCGGGCAGCGTCATACATCGACGACGTCATTCCCGATCTGGCGAGCAGAAGTCCCATGAGGATGAACATTGGCAAGACGCTCAGCGACCAGTTTGAAGACGCGGCAAGCGGCTCTGCCCCCAACAGGTTGGCTACCGGCCTGATTCCGAGCATCGCGAAGGCGCCGATGAGGCCAGGGATGGCAAGCGCGAACGCGATCGGCATTCGCAGGAAGAGCAGGATGAACATGAGGAACAGCGCCGCGAAGCCGATGGCGGTGCGGTCATCCAGTGTGAACATCAGTACGACGGGAGTGAGCACCAACGCAGCAATGGCGGCGCGGAACAGCCAGTCACGCAGAGACGTTGGCTCACCGTCGGGTCTTCCCGGCCTACGGGCGCGACCCCCGTTGTTTGCAATGGCCGCCGGGTTCAGGGTTTCAGTCACGATTCGCGTCCTTCAACAGATCAGGGCCACTCGTATCGAGCAGACCGAAGCCTTCGTCGTCGAAACGGCCACGTATCGCCCGCAACGCGTCGATCGTAAAGAGGACCGCGAGCGTAGCAAATGCAAGCGGCGGTAGGAGCGTGATGGGTGCGACGTAGACATCGCTCGCCGGAGCTTTCTCGCCGATCTGGAGTGCGTGAATCGACTCCTGCAGCCCATACCACGCGAATCCCAAGGAAACCGCTGCGGAGAGTGCGCTCGTGAACAGTCGCACCTCCCGGCGGATCTGCCGAGGGAACTTCTGGTAGATGATGTCGGCCTCGATGGTCTGGCCGCGGACGACCGACACCACGATTCCGATCATCACGATGGCCGGCAACCAGAGGTACCCGACGATCTCGTTCGTTCCGCGCATCGGCTGACCGAAAACTGTGCGGGTGAAGACGTTGGCGAGCACGTGAATCGTCATGAGAATGATGCCGATTGCCGCCACGTACTCCAACAACTTCGTTGTTGACTCGCCGAGCCTCGAAGGTGGCGTATCGCGCTGGACCTGGGTTGTCGCTGTCACTGTGACTCCTTGATATGTTGCCGGGGAATGGGTGCGGCCGATTCCCCACCCACACCCCGGCAACTCTGCAACTACGGGCGAGCACCCCATGTGAGGGGAGCGATGTTCTCGACGAGAGCGTCGGTGTAATCAGCGCCGAGGTCGGTGGAATACCACTCGCCCACTTGGTCCACGTCGCCAGCGTCGAGATAGCCCAGATCCTCGACCATTGCGACCCACTTGTCGGTATTCACCGTTAGCCGGTCGATGAAGTCGTTTCCATCGAAGGCAGAGCTGTTGCGAACATCCTCGAGCAATTGCTCGTTGACCTCGGCGAGCCGATCCGTCACATCTTTCTCGAATGTCAGGAACTGGCCGCCATTGGCTTCGACGATGGGCAGGCCGTCTTCGACGATCTCCGCGACTTGGATCTCCTTGCTCTCACCCATCGCTCGAACGAACATTTCTTGGACGAGCTGCTGGGCTACCGGATCCATTTCGCTGAATCGGATGCCCGCATAGTACGGAGTCGGTGTGGACACGAAAGCTGCTCCGGGAACTGTGTGCATGACGTATGGCGCCACCTCGAACAGGCCCACCACAGTGCCGAGGGCATGGATCCCCATTCCGCAGTCGAGGATCCCCCGCTGCAGGGCTTCGTACACCTCGTTGTAAGC is a window from the Microbacterium lacus genome containing:
- a CDS encoding alpha-hydroxy acid oxidase, coding for MSRLDRAVNIDDIRRLAKRRLPRAIFDVIEGGAGDDGTLAANRDDFSKVTLLPRSLVDVRKGIDLTTNVVGQTFNMPVMLAPASFGRMANPEAERAVAKAAAKFGTGYIMPGGASEPVEAVAKASDGGPLWYQIYLAPDESRNADLVDRVRASGFQALVVSVDTPMKPYRERDMRNGISLPLSISPRLLATGVSRPKWALDFVFGNMASGFSVNSARRAVYSFEAAMAGLRPVTLDDIAWLRERWDGPLIVKGILSDDKIIDMIALGVDGVSVSNHGGRNLDGVASAISALPRVVDAAGDDLDVLVDGGIRRGIDVVRALALGAKAALMGRPYMYGLAAGGQRGVERVIELMRNEIHIAFAFTGCLSVEEVNHEILQNGHELFDVALALASAQPEPVAAGA
- a CDS encoding PucR family transcriptional regulator, which encodes MTGRPARAATVPTPTPVGRVDDPSDWERLVLLLDELIEQQITDLTYHELADELAQSSYRDVSVEEFIERSRMAAIPMIRGVQQRRMPNAGDDGAALQATGRSRALRAVELSDLVRITLVAQVPVASYLSEMAHQRGISNETIVEMLQYLDAWNNWSLLEMIAGYQETAIELIKRDQRRQDLALRQLLGGGLTPVEIQRAAAEASLDIRETYHVLRAVPGEIAFNEVRRALLICIGHTSTEPSITTMYGDMCLVLADVPQGDVAFLVGVSPRVPVSELAEGFRLATRSVDAARQVGITGLVSLDDLSITASVSADQEVAQILKQRYLDPLLDNGAAGQAIIDTVSEFIRRRRSVAETSAAMFLHVNTVRYRLERFESMTACSLKDMRTLAEVWCILHLHGH
- a CDS encoding PDR/VanB family oxidoreductase; protein product: MTVDTNIRRPLGEERSLVCEVTGLELQGSGAIVVLTLAPADGRELPSWTPGAHIDVLMDNGIERQYSLCGDVAPGEPWRIGVLREPQSRGGSEYMHTSVSVGQHLTLQGPRNNFEVVDAPAYQFIAGGIGVTPILPMIRKVEAEGKPWRLMYGGRSSSSMAFLDEISQYDGHVTLWPQDTAGIIPVRDLVSALEPGTAVYCCGPEPLLNAVEDAMSHLPADQLHVERFRPRQDLLEQVRTPFDIVLDYSELELHVPADKTIIEVVEAAGLEVMSSCREGTCGTCETVVLSGSPDHRDSYLTAAEKASNEVMMICCSRSKSPRLVLDL
- a CDS encoding Coenzyme F420 hydrogenase/dehydrogenase, beta subunit C-terminal domain produces the protein MTLVPETIEGVVKAGLCTGCGLCESMAGREAVEMGLGINGHMRPLVRKPLPLLVEKRIMQVCPGANLEGPYAEVEAAWEAPGPGRPSRMTEVRTTRRRPTAARAAQGDERMLAAVTSLGPADVDTTKKEPLWGPIRTVNRAWASDEDVRYHGAGGATLTALAHYLLDSGEVDAILHVKADPERPWLTISTISRAVGDLEDTAQSRYGPSSPLVLAHTLLDEGARFAVIAKPCDVSAVRSLMRRDERAAGQIRYLLTIFCGGTHHARIPKAIMRYHRVDERDVSVFTYRGDGWPGPLRVQTKTGDTHDMTYQGAWLNRPWKYDMQFRCKICVDAVGEVADISVPDGWVMKNGKPLYEEAPGTNIAITRTDAGVRLLQAATKAGYVTLAPMSIEELEPMHANHVARRVGGSAQLFALTLLRQPSYRTSGFGRRLRFTVADFRSAWDQFLGTLRRARAGDNVEPTI
- a CDS encoding TRAP transporter large permease, whose translation is MTETLNPAAIANNGGRARRPGRPDGEPTSLRDWLFRAAIAALVLTPVVLMFTLDDRTAIGFAALFLMFILLFLRMPIAFALAIPGLIGAFAMLGIRPVANLLGAEPLAASSNWSLSVLPMFILMGLLLARSGMTSSMYDAARNWFSWLPGGLGIGTNMAGAGLAAVSGSTIGTTYALARVGVPEMFRAGYKKPIVIGSVIVAGLPGQLIPPSIFLIIVAGIMENPVGPQLIAGILPGITVAILFSIMIWVFSLVKPDWAGRGAPGATVTWRDRIVSLVGIWPLIVLMIIVIGGMFMGLLTATEAGAAGAAGALIFTLWFKRKDQPLKHIVHAAVETVSAVGAIFLLLVGAHILTALVVISGIGRLFSDFVVDSGLGRIEFLLLVMVVYIILGMFMDPLAILLTTIPLLLPVLPVLGIDPLWFGVFAVFMGELAILTPPVGILTFVIHKLLQDPAVNLGNRVTVTDVFKAVLLFLPMAILITILWILVPEIVTFLPGLMGT
- a CDS encoding TRAP transporter small permease gives rise to the protein MTATTQVQRDTPPSRLGESTTKLLEYVAAIGIILMTIHVLANVFTRTVFGQPMRGTNEIVGYLWLPAIVMIGIVVSVVRGQTIEADIIYQKFPRQIRREVRLFTSALSAAVSLGFAWYGLQESIHALQIGEKAPASDVYVAPITLLPPLAFATLAVLFTIDALRAIRGRFDDEGFGLLDTSGPDLLKDANRD